A part of Acidobacteriota bacterium genomic DNA contains:
- a CDS encoding SDR family NAD(P)-dependent oxidoreductase yields the protein MEVAGTSAVITGGGNGLGRAIALALARDGANVAVADVEQDAAESVAREVEALGAKALAARVDVTREEDLERLADDAWAAFGSVELLFNNAGVGAGRAPAYGFSADDVRWILSVNVEGVLNGIRVFAPRFIEGGRESRIVNTGSEHSLGIPFPGSAVYTASKHAVLAISDVLRAELPEHVGVSVFCPGWVATSIWRSSERRPAHLGGPQEANPAGGKLSAEHAMSADEAADMVLQQIREDRFYLLTHPHVIDYAQTRWNDVEAAFAEQAPRYEGDDRYDVAKAIARIRAQRAG from the coding sequence ATGGAAGTAGCCGGCACGTCGGCAGTCATCACCGGCGGCGGCAACGGCCTCGGCCGCGCCATCGCCCTCGCCCTGGCGCGGGACGGCGCGAACGTCGCGGTCGCCGACGTGGAGCAGGACGCCGCGGAGAGCGTCGCGCGTGAGGTGGAAGCCCTCGGTGCCAAGGCGCTCGCGGCGCGCGTCGACGTGACCCGCGAGGAGGATCTCGAGCGCTTGGCCGACGACGCCTGGGCGGCCTTCGGTTCCGTCGAGCTCTTGTTCAACAACGCCGGCGTCGGCGCGGGCCGGGCGCCGGCCTACGGGTTCAGCGCCGACGACGTGCGCTGGATCCTCAGCGTGAACGTCGAAGGCGTGCTGAACGGCATCCGCGTGTTCGCGCCCCGCTTCATCGAGGGCGGCAGGGAGTCCCGCATCGTGAACACGGGCTCCGAGCACAGCCTGGGCATCCCGTTCCCCGGTTCCGCCGTCTACACCGCCTCGAAGCATGCTGTGCTCGCCATCTCCGATGTGCTGCGCGCGGAACTGCCCGAGCACGTCGGCGTCAGCGTCTTCTGCCCGGGCTGGGTGGCGACGAGCATCTGGCGGTCCTCCGAGCGCCGACCCGCGCACCTCGGCGGACCCCAGGAGGCGAACCCGGCCGGAGGCAAGCTCAGCGCGGAGCACGCCATGTCCGCGGACGAGGCCGCCGACATGGTGCTCCAGCAGATCCGCGAAGACCGCTTCTACCTGCTGACCCATCCCCACGTCATCGACTACGCGCAAACCAGGTGGAACGACGTCGAGGCCGCGTTCGCCGAGCAGGCGCCCCGCTACGAGGGGGACGACAGGTACGACGTGGCGAAGGCGATCGCGCGGATCCGGGCGCAGCGAGCCGGCTAG
- a CDS encoding TIGR03857 family LLM class F420-dependent oxidoreductase: protein MQRMNELAFYTLAGQPESPAELFEEVRAGEAMGFGSVFISERFNIKEAATLSGAAAACSTELGIATAATNQNTRHPLITASYALTMHRLTGGRFSLGLGRGIARVFDALGLPRITTAQMEDFVGLMRRMWRGEVIVGHDGPAGRFPVLRLGAEAHDEIPMTLTAFGPNSLALGGRAFDAVVLHTFFTDETLARCVDTVKRAAEQAGRDPASVRVWSCFATIGDHLSEPVRLKKTVGRMATYLQAYGDLMVETNRWDPKVLERFRADPLVAGFRGAIDSLATTEELERIATLIPEEWLAPAATGSPARCVEKIRGQFDLGADGVILHGASPSDLEPIVDCYRERRDAGRFAHLAPNPAG from the coding sequence ATGCAGCGGATGAACGAACTCGCCTTCTACACCCTGGCTGGCCAGCCCGAGTCCCCGGCCGAGCTGTTCGAGGAGGTGCGCGCCGGCGAGGCGATGGGTTTCGGCTCCGTGTTCATCTCGGAGCGCTTCAACATCAAGGAGGCGGCCACCCTCTCCGGCGCCGCCGCGGCCTGTTCAACGGAACTCGGCATCGCCACCGCCGCGACGAACCAGAACACCCGGCACCCGCTGATCACGGCTTCCTACGCGCTGACGATGCACCGCTTGACCGGCGGTCGCTTCTCGCTGGGCCTGGGCCGCGGCATCGCCCGCGTCTTCGACGCGCTCGGCCTGCCCAGGATCACCACCGCGCAGATGGAGGATTTCGTCGGGCTGATGCGGCGGATGTGGCGGGGCGAGGTCATCGTCGGCCACGATGGGCCGGCGGGCCGCTTCCCCGTGTTGCGCCTCGGTGCCGAGGCGCACGACGAGATCCCGATGACCCTGACCGCCTTCGGCCCGAACTCGCTGGCCCTTGGCGGCCGGGCCTTCGACGCGGTCGTGCTCCACACGTTCTTCACCGACGAAACCCTGGCCCGCTGCGTCGACACCGTGAAGCGGGCGGCGGAACAGGCAGGCCGCGACCCGGCCTCGGTCCGGGTCTGGTCCTGCTTCGCGACGATCGGCGATCACCTGTCCGAGCCGGTGCGCCTGAAGAAGACGGTCGGCCGGATGGCGACCTACCTGCAGGCCTACGGCGACCTGATGGTCGAGACGAACCGCTGGGACCCGAAGGTCCTGGAGCGCTTCCGCGCCGATCCCCTCGTTGCCGGCTTCCGCGGCGCAATCGACAGCCTGGCCACGACGGAGGAACTCGAACGGATCGCCACGCTCATTCCCGAAGAGTGGCTGGCCCCCGCTGCCACCGGCTCACCCGCCCGCTGCGTCGAGAAGATCCGCGGCCAGTTCGACCTGGGCGCCGACGGCGTCATCCTCCACGGCGCCAGCCCGAGCGACCTCGAACCGATCGTCGACTGCTACCGCGAGCGCCGCGACGCGGGCCGCTTCGCCCACCTGGCGCCCAACCCGGCAGGCTAG